A stretch of the Streptomyces ortus genome encodes the following:
- a CDS encoding RICIN domain-containing protein has protein sequence MSEEIDGVRPVAALLARHGPSLYDYAEICAAGSAELSRMLGAEAFRQVVQDLVKSGSVGAIRPRLLLAVREAERARCLAERSEEGSSGILPTRTMSTGGRSLAHTAFMMLPRVTQYVLWHTEVEAEPPTVTAALLGIESGLVRGKLDRAREQLRAALLRAHADGSDGRPCRNYSRLLDASPQRGGSLLVEVQVHLEDCTYCRIAAEQLELSFTEPGVLLAEALLGGDAQSYLVACRRRVPSSAAGGPEAVRTRDGHFQNVRAPGGISKGGPHAARRISPRIFAVGIAAGAAVVVAALLVAVRWSDEAAEPTDTQPPRGTGVPSSPAAPSTARPVTPQGDRLRNAAADLCMDIRGGAARRGADITLSVCSAARTQQWTSTGDGLLRNLAQPDLCLDTGGDDEVVDLEPCDSEGNGSFGLRFDLTRDGQLLMQDEGKLSVAPVSPDAGAVVVAVPRNNSPDQKWLVESGT, from the coding sequence ATGTCCGAGGAGATCGACGGAGTACGGCCTGTCGCCGCGCTGTTGGCTCGCCATGGGCCATCGCTCTACGACTACGCGGAGATCTGTGCTGCTGGTTCTGCCGAGTTGTCGAGGATGCTCGGAGCTGAGGCATTTCGCCAAGTGGTGCAGGACCTCGTCAAGTCCGGGTCTGTCGGCGCCATCCGACCTCGCCTGCTCCTCGCCGTCAGGGAGGCAGAGAGGGCCCGGTGTCTGGCCGAGCGGTCCGAGGAAGGCTCCAGCGGCATTCTGCCGACGCGCACGATGTCGACAGGGGGCCGAAGCCTCGCCCACACCGCTTTCATGATGCTTCCGAGAGTCACGCAGTACGTTCTGTGGCATACGGAAGTCGAGGCCGAGCCGCCGACTGTAACCGCCGCTCTGCTCGGAATCGAAAGCGGTTTGGTGCGAGGCAAGTTGGATCGTGCACGGGAGCAACTGCGGGCTGCCCTCCTGCGTGCTCACGCCGACGGGTCGGACGGCAGACCTTGCCGTAACTACAGTCGTCTCCTGGATGCCTCCCCGCAGCGCGGCGGTTCTCTATTGGTTGAAGTGCAGGTGCATTTGGAGGACTGTACCTACTGCCGGATAGCGGCTGAACAACTGGAACTCTCCTTCACGGAGCCAGGAGTACTGCTCGCGGAAGCGTTGCTCGGTGGGGACGCCCAGTCTTATCTTGTCGCGTGCCGTAGGCGCGTACCGAGCAGTGCCGCCGGTGGCCCGGAAGCTGTACGCACCCGTGACGGTCACTTCCAGAACGTGCGGGCCCCCGGCGGCATTTCGAAGGGAGGGCCGCACGCTGCTCGGCGCATAAGCCCGAGGATCTTCGCCGTAGGGATTGCTGCGGGCGCGGCCGTCGTGGTGGCGGCACTTTTGGTAGCCGTCCGCTGGTCCGACGAGGCCGCGGAGCCGACGGATACCCAGCCTCCACGCGGGACTGGGGTCCCGTCATCTCCAGCCGCGCCGTCGACGGCCCGCCCTGTGACGCCGCAGGGGGACAGACTGCGCAATGCTGCCGCAGACCTGTGCATGGACATCCGAGGTGGGGCGGCGAGGCGCGGTGCCGACATAACCCTCTCCGTGTGCTCGGCGGCCCGGACACAGCAGTGGACCTCTACGGGAGACGGGCTGCTGCGAAATCTCGCCCAACCGGACCTGTGCCTCGACACCGGGGGTGACGACGAGGTGGTGGACCTGGAACCCTGCGATTCCGAAGGGAACGGCTCGTTCGGCCTCCGCTTCGACCTGACGCGTGACGGGCAACTCCTCATGCAGGATGAAGGGAAGCTCTCGGTCGCACCTGTGTCACCCGATGCGGGAGCAGTGGTGGTGGCCGTGCCCCGGAACAACTCGCCGGACCAGAAGTGGCTTGTCGAAAGTGGTACTTGA
- a CDS encoding response regulator transcription factor produces the protein MRILVVEDEVDLAHTLRTGLTAEGYSVDLAHDGRQGLWMARTGEYALVVLDLMLPGLNGYKVCAQLRREANATPILVLTAKDGDWDQAEALDTGADDYLAKPFSYMVLVARLRALVRRAPAVAPPVLAVGDLSLDVAGRVCRRAGTRVELTPREFAVLELLARRVGQAVSKSDLLYHAWPDEAWDPNLVEARVSALRKKVDAAFDRRSLQTVRGTGYRLVDDRERD, from the coding sequence ATGCGCATCCTGGTGGTCGAAGACGAGGTTGACCTTGCCCATACCCTACGTACTGGTCTGACCGCAGAGGGTTACAGCGTCGACCTCGCTCATGACGGCCGGCAGGGACTGTGGATGGCCCGGACCGGCGAATACGCCCTTGTCGTCCTGGACTTGATGCTGCCCGGACTCAACGGCTACAAGGTCTGCGCCCAGCTGCGCCGGGAGGCCAACGCGACCCCCATCCTGGTGCTCACCGCCAAGGACGGAGACTGGGACCAGGCAGAGGCTCTGGACACGGGGGCCGACGACTACCTGGCCAAACCCTTCTCCTACATGGTGCTCGTCGCACGGCTACGGGCCCTGGTCAGGCGAGCCCCCGCGGTCGCCCCGCCCGTCCTTGCCGTGGGCGACCTCTCTTTGGATGTCGCCGGCCGGGTCTGCCGCCGGGCCGGGACCCGGGTGGAACTCACACCCCGGGAGTTCGCAGTGCTGGAGCTGCTGGCCCGCCGGGTGGGTCAGGCGGTCTCCAAATCGGATCTGCTGTATCACGCGTGGCCCGACGAAGCCTGGGATCCCAACCTGGTGGAGGCGCGCGTCAGCGCGCTGCGCAAGAAGGTCGACGCCGCGTTTGACCGGCGGTCCCTGCAGACCGTCCGGGGTACCGGTTACCGATTGGTGGATGACCGTGAACGCGACTGA
- a CDS encoding sensor histidine kinase codes for MNATGPRRGWWPRSVRARTALAAASAAAVILVSIGWWVHCDVYRESTQIAEGQTEKQFLALVDQLEEGVVPLRRSTVPYEIVATGRRAAVAYGGGMEEFDPGTRHVLPAPPKAELPAPPDEGPNWGYTTRPVRLPARPDSAPGGRFGKGGGTYLVMYDDVRADELSSDTVAALGVAADAQLRVYVVMLPHAGEEMAETITEATDRRLLQAGLVSLVLIAAVVYFAVRIALRPVEAIRVLTASVTASDPRERVTVPAKGHEITALATTINSTLQRLDDAAAQQRRFVADAAHELRSPLTTLLTSLEVALAYPERTNWPAAATTAARQTRRLQALTEDLLLLARLDTRAPTAGSENLDLTALAFRLAEQYPFTESPLTLTCDSTAPAHVHGNPDEYERLLRNLIDNAARHAAHRIQITIRSQDGWVVLTVHDDGPGVPAKDAERIFERFVRLDDSRSRDEGGTGLGLAIARDLAHQHRGTLTLTPRTLGACFQLRLPQASASAEE; via the coding sequence GTGAATGCGACCGGGCCGCGACGCGGTTGGTGGCCGCGTTCGGTACGAGCCCGCACGGCCCTGGCCGCGGCCTCCGCCGCCGCCGTCATCCTGGTGAGCATCGGCTGGTGGGTACACTGCGACGTTTATCGCGAGAGCACGCAGATCGCCGAAGGGCAGACGGAAAAACAGTTCTTGGCTCTCGTCGATCAGTTGGAGGAGGGTGTGGTTCCCCTTCGCCGAAGCACCGTGCCGTATGAGATCGTCGCGACCGGCCGCCGCGCCGCTGTCGCCTACGGCGGAGGCATGGAGGAGTTCGATCCCGGCACCCGCCATGTGCTGCCAGCCCCACCGAAGGCCGAGTTGCCCGCCCCACCGGACGAGGGGCCGAACTGGGGCTATACGACCCGTCCCGTGCGCCTGCCGGCGCGCCCCGACTCCGCACCCGGGGGCCGGTTCGGCAAGGGCGGCGGAACCTACCTGGTCATGTACGACGATGTCAGGGCCGATGAACTGAGCAGCGACACAGTCGCCGCTCTGGGGGTTGCCGCCGACGCCCAACTGCGGGTCTATGTGGTGATGCTCCCGCACGCGGGCGAGGAAATGGCCGAGACGATCACCGAGGCCACCGACCGCCGGCTGCTGCAGGCGGGGCTGGTCAGCCTCGTACTGATCGCAGCCGTCGTCTACTTCGCCGTCCGCATCGCGCTGCGGCCGGTCGAAGCCATCCGCGTCCTCACCGCCTCGGTCACTGCGAGCGACCCCCGCGAACGCGTCACTGTTCCCGCCAAGGGACACGAGATCACCGCCCTGGCCACCACCATCAACAGCACCCTCCAACGCCTCGACGACGCCGCCGCCCAGCAACGCCGCTTCGTCGCGGACGCCGCCCACGAACTGCGCAGCCCCCTCACCACGCTCCTGACCAGCCTGGAAGTCGCCCTTGCCTATCCGGAACGCACCAACTGGCCCGCCGCGGCCACCACCGCCGCACGACAGACCCGCCGCCTCCAGGCCCTCACCGAAGACCTGCTGCTCCTCGCCCGCCTCGACACCCGCGCCCCCACAGCAGGGTCCGAAAATCTCGATCTGACAGCCCTCGCCTTCCGGCTGGCCGAGCAATACCCCTTCACCGAAAGCCCGTTGACCCTCACCTGTGACAGCACGGCCCCCGCACACGTACACGGAAACCCCGACGAATACGAACGCCTGCTGCGCAACCTCATCGACAACGCCGCCCGCCACGCCGCGCACCGCATCCAGATCACCATCCGAAGCCAGGACGGCTGGGTCGTCCTCACGGTGCACGACGACGGACCAGGTGTGCCCGCCAAGGACGCCGAGCGCATCTTCGAACGCTTCGTCCGACTCGACGACTCCCGCTCCCGCGACGAGGGAGGCACCGGCCTCGGCCTCGCCATCGCCCGCGACCTGGCCCACCAGCACCGAGGCACCCTCACCCTCACGCCCCGAACCCTCGGAGCATGCTTCCAACTACGCCTCCCCCAAGCCTCGGCCTCAGCCGAGGAATAG